The following coding sequences lie in one Arachis ipaensis cultivar K30076 chromosome B03, Araip1.1, whole genome shotgun sequence genomic window:
- the LOC110269752 gene encoding uncharacterized protein LOC110269752, with product MPRIGRFTKKSKVDSLCQQMQTGSVAASSVPQVVGLIPPSGGIGAAPTSSLRPFRPPRTEPLPALQPPMNGAQHSEPPDEDLDPEADEVDSFEQHVDNLFAASEALKCKRRKTTEFWDVKIIESDGTIKQLHLSVREAMKPPNGRKIVLRFNNRLQPVGNKAGILSGVVEMLGSDYTKFRICEKDWRKVRSKDKIYNECVKELFHFEEDSGGIIKRIVLKMLGRAWKDTRNHLYHYFYKEDLTLEQNIKGHPPRITADHWRWFLDYRNSEETKEKCRKHVENRLKQLYIHTGGSKSLARLEEEESERQGRPVSRGELFVLTHKRSNGSYLHDAAQAIGLCRKELRR from the exons ATGCCTAGGATAGGTCGTTTCACGAAGAAATCAAAGGTAGACTCGTTATGTCAGCAAATGCAAACAGGATCTGTTGCGGCTTCATCTGTGCCCCAAGTGGTTGGTCTAATTCCCCCCTCTGGTGGTATTGGTGCCGCCCCGACCTCATCTTTACGCCCCTTTCGACCACCCCGTACCGAACCACTGCCTGCTCTACAGCCTCCCATGAATGGTGCTCAACACTCGGAACCGCCTGATGAAGACTTAGACCCAGAGGCAGATGAGGTAGATTCTTTTGAGCAACACGTTGACAACCTATTTGCTGCATCAGAGGCTCTGAAGTGCAAGAGACGCAAGACCACCGAATTTTGGGATGTTAAAATAATTG AGTCTGATGGGACAATCAAGCAACTTCATTTAAGTGTGAGAGAGGCTATGAAGCCACCTAACGGTAGAAAGATCGTACTAAGGTTCAACAATAGACTGCAACCAGTTGGAAATAAAGCTGGTATACTAAGCGGCGTTGTCGAAATGCTAGGATCTGACTACACCAAATTCCGAATCTGCGAGAAGGACTGGAGAAAGGTTCGCTCTAAGGACAAGATATATAATGAATGTGTAAAG GAATTATTCCATTTTGAAGAAGATAGTGGAGGAATTATCAAGCGTATAGTATTAAAAATGCTAGGAAGGGCTTGGAAGGACACGAGGAACCATTTGTATCATTACTTTTACAAAGAAGATCTGACCCTTGAACAAAATATTAAAGGCCATCCACCGAGAATTACTGCGGATCATTGGAGATGGTTCCTTGATTATCGCAATAGTGAAGAAACAAag GAGAAGTGTAGAAAACATGTTGAGAATCGATTGAAGCAGTTATACATTCATACTGGCGGATCGAAAAGTTTGGCAAGGCTCGAAGAAGAAGAG TCGGAACGACAGGGGCGTCCAGTTAGTAGGGGGGAGTTGTTTGTCTTAACGCACAAACGATCTAATGGATCCTATCTCCATGATGCAGCTCAGGCTATTGGT CTGTGTAGGAAAGAATTGCGGAGATGA